One Deltaproteobacteria bacterium genomic region harbors:
- a CDS encoding Ig-like domain-containing protein gives MLLTKKFLMMFALILAGLFLASCSDDSNNATNPKVVSLSPANTASGVNPNPILTIEFDRTVSVEQGNITIKNIGDDSTVEVI, from the coding sequence ATGTTGTTAACAAAAAAGTTTCTCATGATGTTTGCGTTGATTTTGGCAGGGCTCTTTCTGGCAAGCTGCAGTGATGATAGCAATAATGCAACCAATCCCAAGGTGGTGTCCCTGTCGCCGGCGAATACTGCCAGCGGTGTGAATCCGAACCCCATTCTGACCATTGAGTTCGATCGGACAGTGTCCGTTGAACAAGGCAACATTACCATAAAGAACATAGGGGACGATTCAACGGTAGAAGTCATTGA